In Bernardetia litoralis DSM 6794, the genomic window ATCATTATTTCTTTTCCAGTATCAATAAATTGTCCATTGACAGAACGAACTTCAAAAATTTCTCCATCAAAACTTACTCTTCCATTTGGTCGCAAACTAGAAATTGTTTTGCCTCTTTGTTCTGGATAAAGAAATAATTTTCTTTCACTTTCTTTGTCATCATGTTTGCTTTCTATCATTTGTTTTTGACTAAATTTTTCCCAAGACTTAGAACGAACACTATATGTAATTGCTCCAATATTAAAAACAAAAGCAATAGAAAGTGTCCACATAGAAGCATCTATTCCAAAAAAGAAGTAAGTCAATGCAGTTCCTAATAAGGTTAAAAAAAGGCTGATTACACCAAATTTTATTGTTCCTGATAGAATTTCTATAATGAGTGTAATCATTGCAAAAAAGAATAAAATACCGATTAAGAATAGTTCCATTTAAAATTATTAAGTAGTTTGAGATTAGAATTAAGACAATTTCATAAAAAATCTTGATTTATCAGCTATTTTTGAAACGTATTTGTCAGCTATTCAGTTATTATAGCATCAAATTATTTCATAATTAAATAAAATATTCTCTTAAAAAGAATGTCTAATAATTTTCATAAAACACTATGAGCAAGAAAAAAGAAAAAAAATTGAAAGTAAATCCAGAATTAGAGGGCTTGAATGTTCATGTCAATGAGTTTGGAGAAATTGTAACTTCATACAATGCTGAAGAAATAAATAACTTTTTAGATAAAACACTCTATGATAAGAAAATTAGAAATCAAGAAGCCAAAACAGGTTCTTTGAAGGAAAAACATAAACGACAAGACGACGAAGAATAAACTTTCTACTTTGTTTAGTAACTTTTTCTAAATTTGAAAGTAGTAATTTTAAAATAGCGTTTATTAAATTTTGACATTCTCAAGATTTGATAAACGTTATTTTTTTTAGTACTAAAAAATATTTGATAATAAAACTAATTCCTAAATTTTAATTTTTACTCTTTTAGAAGTTTAATTTTGGTAGTATTTTTTACTCAATTCACAATTCAGCTCTCAGTACTTTAACCTTATTTTTATTTTAAACTCTAACTCATAGCATTTTAGTGTTCGTTTACCGAAAAATTGACAATCTTCTTTCAACTATTTAGTGTTTTTTAATAAATTTGGTGTAAATATTGTTTTATGATAGACAAAATTTATCTAAAAAATTAAACAAAATATCTAAACAACCAAAAAAACAGCCTATATAAACATCTACATAAATCAATCTTACTATCTACTTACTTGATTCATAACTAATTTATGCACAAACAAAAAAAAGGTTTCTTCGGCGTTACTAGACATTCTGATTTTGTTAATCGTTTATATATTCTTTTTTATTCTTCTATTTCTGCTCCTATTATATTACTATGTTTTGGTTTAGGGCGTTATCAAAAGCCAAACAGTTATGCCTCTCCTTATGTAATTTTTCCAGAATGGTTTGTATGGTTATTAGCTCTTTCTTGTATTGGAGTTGCTTTTTCGGGAATTTTTCTCTATAAAAAACGTATTCCAAATGCAAAGGCACAAGTTCTTTTACGTTGGAAAGTCCAGCGTTTTCTTCGTGCTTCTAGTTATCAATACACCCTTCCTGCTTTTGCTGGTAGTTTTGCTGGATTAGGATATTACATGACTGGCGCAGGGGAGTTTGCTATTGTTGTCATAAGTATTCTTAGTTTCCTTCTCTTGCAACGTCCAACTACTAAAAAGGCTTGTAAAGAATTATCACTCCAAAATGAAGAAATTTCTCTTTTTAGAAGTGGACAAATTTGGGCATAATTTATTCTGTAACAATAGTTTTTTCTTGTTTATTACTCTCATTATTACGTTATTTATTTTTTATATATTTATTCAAAATAGGATATGTAAATACTGAAAGAAGTAATAAAGATGTTCCAATATAAAAACCAGTATTCATTATATTTTCTTGAAAAAGTAAAATTGCTGCTGCCGTTCCATAAACAGGGTTTAGATTATTAACCAAGGCCACCGTAAAAGGAGGAATTGATTTCATAATACTTATAAAAATAGAATAGATATAAATAGAAAATATAAAGGCAAGCCCTAAAATAAGTATATAATCTGTAGGACTTGCCTCAAATTGTAATGATTTGCCTTCAGGAGCTAAATAAAAGAAATAATAAAATGGAAGAAATAAAGTAGTGCTGAGAAGTGCACCAGTCATTTGATAAAAAGTAACCACATAAGAATCATATTGCTTTGC contains:
- a CDS encoding NfeD family protein is translated as MELFLIGILFFFAMITLIIEILSGTIKFGVISLFLTLLGTALTYFFFGIDASMWTLSIAFVFNIGAITYSVRSKSWEKFSQKQMIESKHDDKESERKLFLYPEQRGKTISSLRPNGRVSFDGEIFEVRSVNGQFIDTGKEIMIIKIESAKIYVAEIPLF